CGTCCAGCAGCTGGGAGGTGTCTGGCGGAAGTGTCTCAAAGTCTGCATCCGGGGAGACTTCAGATGAAAGATGCCGCAGAGCGCGCCCCTGACCTAGGCGAGTTCCTCAAACGCCGAGCCGTGCCGCCGGCCATCACGTCCCGCCGACATTTTCCCGCCGCATGATCCGTTCCAGTGTTTTCGCTCGGTAGACCCAGGCAAGGCCGCCCGCTCTTCTGGATAGCCGCGACGGCAACGCTCTCCGGCTGCGCGGGCGGCGTGCTCGACCCGCAAGGCCCGATCGGCGCGGGCAACCGCACGATCCTGCTCAACTCGCTGGCGGTCATGCTGGTCATCGTCATCCCGACGCTGGTGGCGCTGCTCGCCTTTGCCTGGATGTTCCGCGCCTCCAACCGCAACGCCCGCTACGATCCGGGCTTCACCTATTCGGGCCGCATCGAGCTGATCGTCTGGTCGATCCCGACGCTCACCATCCTCTTCCTTGGCGGGCTGATCTACTACGGCTCCTACCATCTCGATCCGCGCAAGCCGATCGCCTCCAGCCAGCCGCCGCTCGACATCCAGGTGGTGGCGCTCGACTGGAAGTGGCTCTTCCTCTACCCCGACCAGGGCGTCGGAACGGTGAACCAGCTGGTCATCCCGGCCGGCGTTCCGGTGCGCTTCAAGCTGACCTCGGCCAGCGTGATGAACACCTTCTTCGTGCCGCAGCTCGGCAGCATGATCTATGTCATGAACGGCATGCAGACCGAGGTCAATCTGCAGGCCGACCGCGAGGGCGACTATCTCGGCCTGTCGGCGCATTTCAGCGGCGACGGGTTCTCGGACATGAACTTCCGCGTGCGCGCCGTCCCGCCCGACGCCTTCGCCGGCTGGGCCTCATCCCTGCACAGCGGCGGCGGCGTGCTCAACGCCAGCGCCTATCGCGACCTTGCCCGGCAAAGCATCCACGTGCCGCCATCCTCTTTCGGCCACATCCAGCCAGGCCTGTTCGAGGCGGTCGTGCGCCAGGCGCTGCCACCAGGCCCGGGACCGGCCGAGACCGCCGCCGGCGAGGCGCAGGTGAGCCCGAAGGCCGAGCCGAAGGCGGGAACGCCTCCCGCGGCCCAACAGCCCAAAGTGGGAGGATGACGATGCTCGGCAAGCTCGACTGGTCGGCCATTCCCTTCGATCAGCCCATTCCGCTGGGTGCCGCCCTCATCGTCTTCCTGGCGGCGGCCGCGGTGCTGATCTGGATAACGGCCAAAGGCTACTGGCCCTATCTCTGGCACGAGTGGATAACCTCGGTCGACCACAAGCGCATCGGCGTCATGTATATCGTGCTGGCGGCGCTGATGCTTTTTCGCGGCTTCGTCGACGCCGTCATGATGCGCACCCAGCAGGTGATGGCCATCCACGGGCCGGGCTACCTGCCGCCGGAACATTACGACCAGGTATTTTCGGCCCACGGCACGATCATGATCTTCTTCGCCGCGATGCCCTTCGTCATCGGGCTGATGAATTTCGTCGTGCCGCTGCAGCTCGGCATCCGCGACGTCGCCTTCCCGACGCTGAATTCGGTCAGCTTCTGGCTGACGGCGACCGGCGCGCTGCTGGTCAACGTCTCGCTCGTCGTCGGCGAGTTCGCGCGCACCGGCTGGCTGCCCTATGCGCCGCTGTCGGAGAGCACCTATTCGCCGGGCGTCGGCGTCGACTACTATCTCTGGTCGATCCAGATCTCCGGCGTCGGCACACTGCTCACCGGCGTCAACCTGGCGACGACCATCCTCAAGATGCGCGCGCCCGGCATGGGGTATCTGCACATGCCGATGTTCTGCTGGACCTCGCTCGCCTCCAACCTGCTGATCGTCGCGGCTTTCCCGATCCTCACCGCCACGCTCGCCATGCTCACGCTCGACCGCTATCTCGGCTTCCATTTCTTCACCAACGAAGCCGGCGGCAACCAGATGATGTTCGTCAACCTCATCTGGGCCTGGGGCCACCCGGAAGTCTACATCCTCGTGCTGCCCGCCTTCGGCATCTATTCCGAGATCTTCTCGACCTTCTCGTCGAAGCCGCTGTTCGGCTACCGCTCGATGGTGGCGGCGACGCTGTTCATCTGCATCGTCTCCTTCATGGTCTGGCTGCACCACTTCTTCACCATGGGCGCCGGTGCCGACGTCAACGCGGCCTTCGGCATCGCCACCTCCGTCATCGCCGTCGGCACCGGGGTCAAGATCTACAACTGGCTCTTCACCATGTATGGCGGGCGCGTGCGCTTCGACACGCCGATGCTGTGGGCGCTGGCCTTCGTCACCACCTTCGTCATCGGCGGCATGACCGGTGTGCTGCTTGCCGTTCCGCCGGCCGACTTCATGTTGCACAATTCGCTTTTCCTCGTGGCGCACTTCCACAACGTCATCATTTCGGGCGTGCTGTTCGCAGCCTTTGCCGGTCTCACCTACTGGTTCCCGAAAGCCTTCGGCTTCCGGCTGCATGAGGGCTGGGGCAAGGCGGCGTTCTGGTTCACGCTTGCCGGCTACATGCTGGTCTTCGTGCCGCTCTACATCGTCGGCCTGCTCGGCATGACGCGCCGCCTCCAGCATATCGACATGGACCTGTGGACGCCGTGGCTGGTGGTGGCGGCCTTCGGCATCGCGGTGATGATCGTCGGCGCGGCGTGCCAGGTCGCGCAGCTCGTCGTCTCGATCAGACATCGCCAGGAGCTGCGCGACGAGACCGGCGACCCCTGGGACGGTCGCACGCTGGAATGGTCGACGTCCTCCCCGCCGCCTTTCTTCAACTATGCGCGACTGCCCTATGTCGAGAACGAGGAGCCCTACTGGACCGTCAAGCAACGGGTGATGGAGGGGCAGCGGGCAATCGAGGGGCAAGGCCCGACCGAGGACGAAAGCTATGAGCCGGTCGAGATGCCACGCAACAGCCCGACGGGCTTCGTCGCCGCCTTCTTCAGCACGCTGATCGGCTTCGCGCTGATCTGGCACATCTGGTGGCTGGCGATCGTCGGCTTCATCGGCGCCTACATCACCTTCGTCGTCTTCGCCTGGCGCGAGCATGGCGACTACGAGATCCCCGCCAGCGAGGTCGAGCGCATCGACCGCGACGGCAAGGCGGCGCAGCTTGCCTGGATACGCAGACGGGAGCGCGTGGCATGAGCGACATCACGGCCGGCAGCGCAATCCGCGAACCATATCGGCCCGGACAGTCCGGCGGGCACGGCCTGTTCTCGGCGACAGGCCACGGCCAGGGCGGCCCGGCCTCGAAATTCGTCACGGTCGCCTACGGCTTCTGGATCTTCCTGTTGTCCGACATCATCATGTTCTCGGCCTTCTTCGCCGCCTTCGCGGTCCTGTCCAAGGCAACCGCCGGCGGGCCGACAGGCAAGGAGCTGTTCGAGCTCACCCGCGTCGCGGCGCAGACGGGGCTTCTGCTCACCTCGAGCTTCACCGGCGGCCTTGCGACGCTCGCGACGCACCGACGGTCGATGGCCGCCACCCAGTTCTGGCTGCTCGTCACCGGCCTGCTCGGCGCGGCCTTCCTGTTCCTCGAGGTGCAGGAGTTCGCGGCGATGGCGAACGAGCAGGCAGGCCCTTCGCGCAGCGCCTTCCTCTCCGCCTTCTTTGCGCTCGTCGGCTGCCACGG
The window above is part of the Mesorhizobium sp. WSM4904 genome. Proteins encoded here:
- the cyoA gene encoding ubiquinol oxidase subunit II — translated: MFSLGRPRQGRPLFWIAATATLSGCAGGVLDPQGPIGAGNRTILLNSLAVMLVIVIPTLVALLAFAWMFRASNRNARYDPGFTYSGRIELIVWSIPTLTILFLGGLIYYGSYHLDPRKPIASSQPPLDIQVVALDWKWLFLYPDQGVGTVNQLVIPAGVPVRFKLTSASVMNTFFVPQLGSMIYVMNGMQTEVNLQADREGDYLGLSAHFSGDGFSDMNFRVRAVPPDAFAGWASSLHSGGGVLNASAYRDLARQSIHVPPSSFGHIQPGLFEAVVRQALPPGPGPAETAAGEAQVSPKAEPKAGTPPAAQQPKVGG
- the cyoB gene encoding cytochrome o ubiquinol oxidase subunit I, with amino-acid sequence MLGKLDWSAIPFDQPIPLGAALIVFLAAAAVLIWITAKGYWPYLWHEWITSVDHKRIGVMYIVLAALMLFRGFVDAVMMRTQQVMAIHGPGYLPPEHYDQVFSAHGTIMIFFAAMPFVIGLMNFVVPLQLGIRDVAFPTLNSVSFWLTATGALLVNVSLVVGEFARTGWLPYAPLSESTYSPGVGVDYYLWSIQISGVGTLLTGVNLATTILKMRAPGMGYLHMPMFCWTSLASNLLIVAAFPILTATLAMLTLDRYLGFHFFTNEAGGNQMMFVNLIWAWGHPEVYILVLPAFGIYSEIFSTFSSKPLFGYRSMVAATLFICIVSFMVWLHHFFTMGAGADVNAAFGIATSVIAVGTGVKIYNWLFTMYGGRVRFDTPMLWALAFVTTFVIGGMTGVLLAVPPADFMLHNSLFLVAHFHNVIISGVLFAAFAGLTYWFPKAFGFRLHEGWGKAAFWFTLAGYMLVFVPLYIVGLLGMTRRLQHIDMDLWTPWLVVAAFGIAVMIVGAACQVAQLVVSIRHRQELRDETGDPWDGRTLEWSTSSPPPFFNYARLPYVENEEPYWTVKQRVMEGQRAIEGQGPTEDESYEPVEMPRNSPTGFVAAFFSTLIGFALIWHIWWLAIVGFIGAYITFVVFAWREHGDYEIPASEVERIDRDGKAAQLAWIRRRERVA
- a CDS encoding cytochrome c oxidase subunit 3 encodes the protein MSDITAGSAIREPYRPGQSGGHGLFSATGHGQGGPASKFVTVAYGFWIFLLSDIIMFSAFFAAFAVLSKATAGGPTGKELFELTRVAAQTGLLLTSSFTGGLATLATHRRSMAATQFWLLVTGLLGAAFLFLEVQEFAAMANEQAGPSRSAFLSAFFALVGCHGTHVGLGLLWLGTMMAQLWVKGFRPELLRRLHCFGLFWHALDIIWIAIFTLVYLLGASP